The Sebastes fasciatus isolate fSebFas1 chromosome 13, fSebFas1.pri, whole genome shotgun sequence genome includes a region encoding these proteins:
- the c13h16orf89 gene encoding UPF0764 protein C16orf89 homolog codes for MQWAAEHQLAAVLALFAAVLSGGSRAEVIDDILSSLSRGASFLERQHEHINLDGVVGFLMLQAELKEAVRTWPHSDPVSWAQRTTSVALVKRLDLSFEKAVAALQQNDPKYYSEFEPLLTWSFWLIPQEWSTTDPSLVYSSTMTTECYDEQLSDKCLTLLLGTWKMNGTPCIVTKPCRDTMTRFGCPHYSLSHQLLYFMIGKMRGCTNLLKGDTRMSRANMTERNYEKIFCSNMMKTNQDIIRDGLTEQTVDIFIENILTCGLAGFSDFYKADWLQHILRLQDEEVGCFGRDRSIVSQIIGDELLEQLQPHRRVKRREKILPDGCSSHMTAVAVGALGGYLNYYLKEQDITKRPLS; via the exons ATGCAATGGGCAGCGGAGCACCAGCTGGCCGCAGTGCTGGCTCTGTTTGCCGCAGTGTTGTCCGGCGGGTCTCGGGCGGAGGTGATCGATGACATCCTGAGCAGCCTCTCCCGGGGAGCATCCTTCCTGGAGCGGCAACACGAGCATATCAACCTGGACGGGGTGGTCGGCTTCCTCATGCTGCAGG cTGAGCTGAAGGAGGCGGTTCGAACGTGGCCTCACAGCGACCCGGTCAGCTGGGCTCAGAGAACCACTTCCGTCGCTCTGGTCAAACGTCTCGACCTAAGCTTCGAGAAGGCCGTCGCCGCCCTTCAGCAGAACGACCCCAAATACTACAGCG AGTTTGAGCCTCTGCTGACGTGGAGTTTCTGGTTGATTCCTCAGGAGTGGAGCACCACAGATCCCAGCCTGGTGTATTCCTCCACCATGACCACCGAGTGCTACGACGAGCAGCTCAGTGACAAATGTCTGACCCTGCTGCTGGGAACCTG GAAGATGAACGGGACGCCCTGCATTGTCACCAAACCCTGCCGGGACACCATGACTCGCTTTGGCTGTCCGCACTACTCTCTGTCCCACCAGTTGCTCTACTTCATGATCGGAAAAATG AGAGGCTGCACCAACCTGCTGAAAGGCGACACTCGAATGTCCCGAGCCAACATGACTGAACGCAACTACGAGAAGATCTTCTGCTCCAACATGATGAAGACCAACCAGGACATCATCAGAGACGGTCTCACCGAACAGACGGTGGACATCTTCATTGAAAACA TCCTGACTTGTGGATTGGCTGGTTTCTCCGACTTCTACAAAGCCGACTGGCTGCAGCATATCCTCAGGCTGCAGGACGAGGAAGTGGGCTGCTTTGGGAGAGACA GGAGCATCGTCTCTCAGATCATCGGAGATGAGCTGCTGGAACAGCTGCAGCCTCACAGGAgagtgaagaggagggagaaaatACTTCCAG ATGGCTGCTCCAGTCACATGACAGCAGTGGCTGTCGGCGCTCTGGGAGGATACCTGAACTACTACCTGAAGGAACAGGACATAACGAAGAGGCCGCTCTCCTGA